A genome region from Opitutaceae bacterium includes the following:
- a CDS encoding phage holin family protein gives MYPLLSLLFRYAVLALGVVLAAQIVPGIDYDSNRTLVVVVLVMSLLNTVIKPLLVLFTLPFILITMGLGVILINALLFLFVGHIINGFHVAGFWSALGGALIVSLTHVIVGLTSRGRGPRPPRGPGAGGRPGRSDPDIIDV, from the coding sequence ATGTATCCGTTGCTGTCACTGCTGTTTCGCTATGCGGTCCTGGCTTTGGGAGTCGTGCTGGCCGCGCAAATTGTTCCGGGCATCGACTATGACTCCAATCGCACGCTCGTTGTGGTCGTGCTGGTGATGAGTCTGCTCAATACGGTGATCAAGCCGCTGCTTGTCCTGTTTACACTGCCTTTCATTCTGATAACGATGGGCCTTGGGGTGATATTGATCAACGCGTTGTTGTTCCTCTTTGTGGGACATATCATCAACGGTTTTCATGTGGCCGGATTCTGGTCGGCCCTGGGTGGAGCGCTGATCGTCAGCCTGACTCATGTGATTGTGGGACTTACCTCCCGGGGCAGGGGACCTCGTCCGCCGCGCGGTCCGGGTGCGGGCGGCAGGCCGGGGCGGTCCGATCCGGACATCATAGACGTCTAA
- a CDS encoding glycosyltransferase encodes MKILIVQDFLRNGGTERQSCLLANAFSCAGHTVALMTFRPGGALDAMPSPRVERLVLQSLDTGCDWFAPMLIRKTREWAPDIVLCMGRMANCRGGGLAAALPSARVVCTLRTGKPLPWLFRRSLARVAHVVANSAESHATLLSQHRVPPERASVIRNALVFSPDAIDGATASAGRTRRRKREAAGSNCLVMLCTAMFRPEKNQRELIEIVARLPRETSWQLWFAGDGVTRDECIALVNQKGLSDQVKFFGFQENPTELYRAADIAVLTSTRESLSNFLIESHAHGLPSVAYDVTGARECGGIIVPRGDRNAFLTALTCLMSDKSALAAEGARVRDFARKHFSPELQTVACLELFNRLCQTPSP; translated from the coding sequence TTGAAAATCCTGATCGTCCAGGACTTTCTCCGCAATGGCGGCACCGAGCGCCAGTCCTGCCTGCTGGCCAATGCTTTTTCCTGCGCCGGTCACACGGTCGCGCTGATGACTTTTCGTCCTGGCGGCGCGCTGGACGCAATGCCATCCCCGCGGGTGGAACGCCTGGTGCTGCAATCGCTCGACACCGGCTGCGATTGGTTCGCGCCGATGCTGATCCGAAAGACTCGGGAGTGGGCACCCGACATAGTCCTTTGCATGGGACGCATGGCCAACTGCCGCGGGGGGGGGCTCGCCGCAGCACTTCCGTCGGCACGCGTTGTCTGCACCCTGCGAACGGGAAAGCCCCTGCCCTGGTTGTTTCGGCGCTCGCTCGCGCGCGTGGCGCATGTTGTGGCGAACAGCGCGGAATCACACGCGACTCTCTTGTCGCAGCATCGCGTGCCTCCGGAGCGGGCAAGTGTGATCCGCAACGCGCTTGTTTTTTCTCCAGACGCAATCGATGGAGCAACCGCCAGTGCCGGCAGGACCCGGCGTCGGAAGCGGGAGGCTGCCGGATCCAACTGCCTGGTGATGCTCTGCACTGCCATGTTCCGTCCGGAAAAGAACCAGCGGGAGTTGATCGAAATTGTTGCCCGCCTTCCGCGCGAAACTTCATGGCAGCTCTGGTTCGCAGGGGACGGAGTCACTCGTGATGAATGTATCGCCCTGGTGAATCAGAAGGGTCTTTCCGATCAAGTGAAGTTTTTCGGATTTCAGGAGAATCCGACCGAGCTCTATCGCGCGGCCGACATTGCGGTACTGACCTCGACGCGTGAATCGCTCTCCAATTTTCTGATTGAATCCCACGCACACGGCCTGCCGTCGGTCGCATACGACGTCACAGGCGCGCGCGAATGCGGGGGTATCATCGTGCCCCGCGGGGACCGCAATGCATTCCTGACCGCGCTCACATGCTTGATGAGCGACAAGTCCGCGCTTGCCGCTGAGGGTGCGCGCGTGCGCGACTTTGCGCGAAAGCATTTCTCGCCAGAGCTGCAGACGGTGGCCTGTCTGGAATTGTTCAACCGGCTTTGCCAGACACCTTCCCCATGA
- the lpdA gene encoding dihydrolipoyl dehydrogenase gives MAETTEYDLIVIGGGPAGYAGAIRAGQLGKKVACIEMERAGGTCLNWGCIPTKALLKSAELYQKMKKPEVYGLSAKDVAFDFSKVMDRSRNVSAQMAKGVEFLFRKNKVDYIVGKAQVSAPGMVSITEGEQKGKFFKTKNILIATGCRMRRIPGIDYNARNVLTSREALASTTLPKSVIIVGAGAIGIEFAYFYNAFGSAVTVVEMLPQVLPVEDEEVSKALQRSLEKQGITFRLGATSDNYRISDNSVKVTVKQGDKSEELEASALLSAIGVTPNLDGVLAANVKLDLERNYLKVGDDYQTSVKGVYAAGDIIGPPWLAHVATFEAVNAVNGMFGHAKPKRVKNFPGCTYCQPQVASTGLTEKAAKEKKLDYRIGKFPFTASGKAVASAESEGFVKVISDAKTGEIYGAHILGSEATELIAEYGLAMDLEATVEDIHHTIHAHPTLSEAIMEAAAATTGEAIHI, from the coding sequence ATGGCTGAAACTACGGAATACGACCTTATTGTGATCGGTGGCGGACCTGCGGGCTATGCGGGTGCTATTCGCGCCGGCCAGCTTGGAAAGAAAGTCGCCTGCATTGAAATGGAACGCGCTGGAGGCACCTGCCTCAACTGGGGTTGCATTCCCACAAAGGCCCTTCTGAAGAGCGCCGAATTGTATCAGAAGATGAAGAAACCGGAGGTCTACGGGCTGAGCGCAAAGGACGTTGCCTTCGATTTTTCCAAGGTCATGGATCGCTCCCGCAATGTCTCGGCGCAGATGGCCAAGGGTGTGGAATTCCTTTTTCGCAAGAACAAGGTCGACTACATTGTCGGCAAGGCACAGGTCAGCGCCCCCGGCATGGTGTCCATCACCGAGGGCGAACAGAAGGGGAAGTTTTTCAAGACAAAGAACATTCTCATCGCCACGGGCTGCCGCATGCGCCGGATCCCCGGCATCGACTACAACGCGCGCAATGTGCTGACATCCCGCGAAGCGCTCGCCTCGACGACCCTTCCCAAATCGGTCATCATCGTCGGCGCCGGCGCGATCGGCATTGAATTCGCCTATTTCTACAATGCGTTCGGTTCCGCGGTGACCGTCGTCGAAATGCTTCCGCAGGTGCTTCCGGTCGAGGACGAGGAAGTGTCCAAGGCGCTGCAGCGCTCGCTGGAAAAGCAGGGCATCACCTTTCGACTCGGCGCCACGAGCGACAACTACCGGATTTCTGACAACTCAGTGAAGGTGACGGTCAAGCAGGGCGACAAGTCGGAGGAGCTCGAGGCGAGCGCGCTCCTGTCCGCCATTGGTGTGACGCCGAATCTCGACGGCGTGCTCGCTGCGAATGTGAAACTCGATCTTGAGCGGAACTACCTGAAGGTTGGCGACGACTACCAGACCAGTGTGAAGGGTGTTTATGCGGCCGGTGACATCATCGGTCCGCCCTGGCTGGCGCATGTGGCGACATTCGAGGCGGTCAACGCGGTCAATGGCATGTTCGGGCACGCCAAACCGAAACGCGTGAAGAATTTTCCCGGCTGCACCTACTGCCAGCCTCAGGTGGCCAGCACCGGCCTCACCGAAAAGGCGGCAAAGGAAAAGAAGCTCGACTACAGGATCGGCAAATTTCCCTTCACGGCATCAGGCAAGGCTGTCGCATCCGCGGAGAGCGAGGGCTTTGTCAAGGTGATCAGCGATGCGAAAACGGGCGAGATCTATGGCGCGCACATCCTGGGCAGCGAGGCCACGGAGCTCATCGCCGAGTATGGGCTCGCGATGGACCTTGAGGCGACGGTTGAGGACATTCATCACACGATTCACGCGCATCCGACATTGAGTGAGGCAATCATGGAAGCTGCTGCGGCCACGACGGGCGAGGCGATCCACATTTGA
- the lexA gene encoding repressor LexA, which yields MSTRLTETQEAILAFMVRHQAEKSRPPSLREIAGEFGYASSNAARSHILALVRKGCVTDTGDGRSYAAKAREVQGHLFTVPVYGVIPAGLPADNAALADESVRIDPAAFGLRSIRGLFALQVRGDSMVDAQIADGDIALLRREEASPGQIVAALIDGASTLKRLVREGRRNYLRAENPRYRDLIPAEALIIQGVLVGVIGRGKR from the coding sequence ATGAGCACCAGGCTGACTGAAACACAGGAGGCGATTCTCGCCTTCATGGTGAGGCACCAGGCGGAAAAGAGCCGTCCGCCCTCGCTCCGGGAGATTGCCGGAGAGTTCGGTTACGCCAGTTCCAATGCGGCGCGCAGCCACATCCTGGCGCTGGTTCGCAAGGGTTGTGTCACCGACACCGGCGACGGTCGCAGCTATGCGGCGAAGGCCAGGGAGGTTCAGGGGCATCTCTTCACGGTGCCCGTTTACGGCGTGATTCCCGCCGGTCTTCCGGCGGACAATGCCGCCCTCGCGGATGAAAGCGTGCGCATCGATCCCGCCGCCTTCGGACTGCGGTCCATACGCGGGCTCTTTGCCCTGCAGGTGCGCGGCGACTCGATGGTGGACGCCCAGATTGCCGATGGCGACATTGCCCTCCTGCGGCGCGAGGAGGCGAGTCCCGGACAGATTGTCGCCGCGCTGATCGACGGCGCATCCACACTCAAGCGCCTCGTCCGCGAAGGCCGGCGCAACTACCTGCGGGCGGAGAACCCGCGCTACCGCGACCTCATCCCCGCCGAGGCCCTGATCATCCAGGGTGTTCTCGTCGGGGTGATCGGCCGCGGCAAACGATGA
- the glgA gene encoding glycogen synthase GlgA: MKIVHAASELFPYVKTGGLADAVGALATTFAARGHEVIVFLPGYRAALGHSDAAKARRRLRLKIEMGDRFASCDILEFSPRENLSVFLVAREEFFDRGGIYGNGERDYEDNDNRFIFFAKAVVETLRVLELRADIIHAHDWPTALLPIFLRYAERRHGVTLGLKTVFTIHNLAFQGVYPRTSFARMNLPDELMSIDGLEFYGQVSFMKAGILFADQVTTVSPQYAREIQTSEFGCGLEGVIQTRADDLVGLLNGIDTAIWNPATDALLPARYSARDLAGKTSCRTELLKRMNWPATFAGPIFGVVARLTEQKGISLILANRDFFLTQDAKLVVLGTGEAALEKVLADLAEGAPEKVKLLLQLDESMSHLVEAGCDFFLMPSLFEPCGLNQMYSQAYGTVPVVSRVGGLVDTVTDIEESPAEGTGIMFPPTARGLGLGLQRALELFGNQAAYRAVQQRGMRRDFGWSRAAELYEKLYADVI, encoded by the coding sequence ATGAAGATCGTCCATGCTGCCAGCGAGCTGTTTCCGTACGTCAAGACCGGCGGCCTGGCGGACGCGGTGGGTGCGCTGGCGACCACCTTTGCGGCGCGCGGGCATGAGGTGATCGTTTTTCTTCCCGGGTATCGCGCCGCCCTCGGGCACTCCGATGCGGCGAAGGCGAGGCGCCGGCTGCGCTTGAAGATCGAGATGGGGGATCGTTTCGCGTCCTGCGACATCCTGGAATTCTCCCCGCGGGAGAATCTCTCGGTGTTTCTCGTCGCCCGGGAGGAGTTTTTCGATCGCGGCGGGATCTATGGAAACGGGGAGCGCGACTATGAGGACAACGACAACCGCTTCATATTCTTCGCCAAGGCCGTGGTCGAAACGCTGCGCGTGCTGGAACTTCGCGCGGACATCATTCACGCGCACGACTGGCCGACGGCCCTGCTGCCGATTTTTCTCCGTTATGCGGAAAGACGGCATGGAGTGACCCTCGGGCTGAAGACGGTCTTCACGATACACAACCTCGCGTTTCAAGGCGTTTACCCGCGGACCTCATTTGCCCGGATGAATCTTCCCGATGAGCTGATGAGCATTGATGGCCTGGAGTTCTACGGCCAGGTGAGTTTCATGAAGGCGGGGATTCTGTTTGCCGATCAGGTCACGACGGTGAGCCCGCAATACGCGCGGGAAATCCAGACATCGGAGTTCGGCTGCGGCCTCGAGGGTGTCATTCAAACGCGCGCTGACGATCTTGTCGGTCTGCTGAACGGGATCGACACGGCGATTTGGAATCCGGCTACGGACGCGCTTCTGCCCGCCCGGTATTCCGCCCGGGACCTTGCGGGGAAGACCTCCTGTCGCACCGAGCTGCTCAAGCGCATGAACTGGCCTGCGACTTTTGCCGGACCGATCTTTGGAGTGGTGGCGCGCCTGACAGAGCAGAAGGGCATTTCGCTGATTCTTGCCAATCGCGATTTCTTCCTGACTCAGGATGCGAAACTCGTGGTGCTTGGAACCGGTGAGGCTGCGCTGGAAAAGGTCCTTGCGGACCTCGCGGAAGGCGCGCCGGAGAAGGTCAAGCTCCTGCTCCAACTCGACGAGTCGATGAGCCACCTGGTCGAGGCGGGCTGTGATTTCTTCCTGATGCCGTCCCTGTTTGAACCCTGCGGACTCAACCAGATGTATTCCCAGGCCTACGGCACGGTGCCCGTTGTCTCCCGCGTGGGCGGATTGGTCGACACTGTGACGGACATTGAAGAGAGCCCGGCGGAAGGCACGGGCATCATGTTCCCGCCGACGGCGCGGGGTCTGGGGCTCGGGCTGCAGCGAGCACTTGAGCTCTTCGGAAACCAGGCGGCCTATCGGGCGGTTCAGCAGCGCGGAATGCGGCGTGATTTCGGCTGGTCCCGTGCGGCTGAACTCTACGAAAAGCTCTACGCGGATGTCATTTGA
- a CDS encoding DeoR/GlpR transcriptional regulator, with protein sequence MTNKQRLDLIEKHIREHRYADLHTLARRFSISLSTVRRALDELEEKGLLRRHHGGASLVETDEIAREYDFIARDERMAAEKFAIASTIAERVQPGMTVILDGGTSTYAVARLLTAKRLQVITNSLPIAGLFGDVGTVETIVTGGIVYSRLGVLVGPLCEQSLEQIHADLAILGGAGITEAGVWNHNAHIVAAQRRMIAASEHSIFALDHSKFGRKALALTAGFDRRFSIVTDAQPSGVMTRAMESSGARLILTSANGAGKS encoded by the coding sequence ATGACGAACAAGCAGCGCCTCGATCTGATCGAAAAGCATATCCGCGAGCATCGGTATGCGGATCTGCACACGCTGGCGCGTCGTTTCTCCATTTCCCTGTCAACCGTGCGCCGTGCCTTGGATGAACTGGAAGAGAAGGGCCTGCTGCGGCGGCATCATGGCGGTGCGTCGCTCGTGGAAACCGACGAAATCGCGCGCGAATACGATTTCATCGCGCGTGACGAACGCATGGCCGCGGAAAAATTTGCGATCGCCTCGACGATCGCCGAGCGCGTGCAGCCAGGCATGACGGTCATTCTTGACGGCGGCACGTCCACCTATGCCGTGGCTCGTCTGCTCACCGCCAAGCGCCTGCAGGTCATCACCAATTCACTCCCGATTGCGGGACTTTTTGGCGATGTCGGGACTGTTGAAACCATCGTCACCGGAGGTATCGTCTACAGCCGCCTCGGCGTGCTGGTGGGACCGCTCTGCGAGCAGTCGCTCGAACAGATCCACGCGGACCTCGCGATCCTCGGGGGCGCCGGCATCACAGAAGCGGGTGTCTGGAATCACAACGCCCACATTGTCGCCGCTCAACGGCGGATGATTGCGGCGTCCGAACACAGCATCTTTGCGCTGGATCACTCAAAGTTTGGACGCAAGGCCCTCGCGCTGACCGCGGGATTCGACAGGCGTTTCAGCATAGTGACGGATGCGCAACCCAGCGGAGTGATGACGCGGGCCATGGAGTCATCAGGCGCACGCTTGATTCTGACCTCCGCCAATGGCGCGGGCAAAAGCTGA
- a CDS encoding sulfatase, translated as MNCVFWRSHRSGFPHRIPSVVLLFAAIAATAAAAIASPAPNVLFIVVDDLNTALGCYGDPLAKTPNVDRLAARGVRFDQASCQYPLCNPSRVSFLSGRRPESTGVYVLSTTARAALPDAVLLPQFFKQHGYFTVGHGKIFHNAHGSDPACWDRYTDNDGNDPGEKQAIKDRYGLGDGRPAWTMLDSDGTQTRDGLTASAIAGLLADRKEGAPPFFLAAGFHKPHLPWTAPRKFFDLHKVKDFERPAEPAMTGIPPIALQTELTGFEQPNTPADARRAYYACVSFMDYQVGLLLNELDRHDLWRNTIVVFFSDHGFHLGDHGGLWAKLSAFQIATRVPLIIAGPGVPAGRTVGSPVELIDVYPTLVALAGLQAPQGLQGRSLTDRWQGANPAQHPAYSLVFHYDVAHKRDVMGRSVMTDSWRYTTWDNGAQGREFYRWSLDPGEYVNRVDDPAQRDLVTQGESLLKMVPVPKPGPSQRPRALIPAKGKK; from the coding sequence ATGAATTGCGTATTCTGGCGATCCCACCGTTCCGGTTTCCCCCACCGAATCCCTTCCGTCGTTCTTCTGTTCGCCGCGATTGCCGCGACAGCCGCGGCCGCGATCGCCTCTCCGGCGCCGAACGTGCTGTTCATCGTCGTCGACGACCTCAACACCGCGCTGGGCTGCTATGGCGATCCGCTCGCGAAGACACCCAACGTCGACCGGCTCGCCGCCCGCGGCGTTCGCTTCGACCAGGCTTCCTGCCAGTATCCGCTGTGCAATCCCAGCCGCGTTTCCTTTCTGAGCGGCCGGCGCCCGGAATCGACCGGCGTCTATGTGCTGAGCACCACCGCCCGCGCCGCCTTGCCTGACGCGGTACTGCTGCCGCAGTTTTTCAAGCAGCACGGCTATTTCACCGTCGGTCACGGAAAAATTTTTCACAATGCCCATGGCAGCGACCCCGCATGCTGGGACCGCTATACGGACAACGATGGCAATGACCCGGGGGAAAAGCAGGCGATCAAGGACCGCTATGGCCTCGGAGACGGACGTCCGGCGTGGACGATGCTCGACAGCGACGGCACTCAGACGCGGGACGGCCTCACGGCCTCGGCGATCGCAGGATTGCTTGCGGACAGAAAGGAAGGTGCGCCTCCCTTCTTCCTTGCGGCCGGATTCCACAAACCCCACCTGCCATGGACCGCGCCCCGCAAGTTTTTCGATCTTCACAAGGTGAAGGATTTTGAGAGGCCTGCCGAGCCGGCGATGACGGGAATTCCGCCGATCGCCCTTCAGACGGAGCTCACCGGATTCGAGCAGCCCAATACGCCGGCTGACGCGCGCCGGGCCTATTACGCCTGCGTCTCGTTCATGGATTATCAGGTTGGATTGTTGCTGAACGAACTCGATCGCCACGACCTGTGGCGGAATACGATCGTGGTGTTTTTCAGCGATCATGGTTTCCACCTCGGCGACCATGGCGGACTCTGGGCGAAACTGAGTGCGTTCCAGATCGCGACCCGCGTGCCATTGATCATCGCCGGTCCCGGTGTGCCCGCCGGCAGGACAGTGGGCAGCCCCGTGGAGCTGATTGACGTCTACCCGACGCTTGTCGCGCTTGCCGGGCTGCAGGCACCGCAAGGCCTGCAGGGACGTTCGCTGACGGATCGCTGGCAGGGGGCCAATCCCGCGCAACATCCCGCCTACAGCTTGGTTTTCCATTACGATGTCGCGCACAAGCGAGACGTGATGGGGCGCTCTGTGATGACGGATTCCTGGCGCTACACGACCTGGGACAATGGCGCGCAGGGCCGCGAATTTTATCGCTGGTCGCTCGATCCCGGTGAATACGTCAACCGCGTCGATGACCCCGCACAGCGGGATCTGGTCACCCAGGGAGAATCACTTTTGAAAATGGTTCCGGTGCCCAAGCCCGGACCTTCCCAGCGACCGCGCGCGCTGATTCCTGCCAAGGGAAAAAAGTAG
- a CDS encoding error-prone DNA polymerase, whose translation MAYVELHARSAFSFLRGASNPESIVEACASLQVPALALCERNGVYSAVRAHLAARENGVRALVGAEVVLEDGGVLPLLVENQAGYRNLCRLLTRAKLRCEKGHGRARWDEVEEHATGIFALTGDEEGPVRSAWRRGDAAGAEGAVRRLARIFPGRLHMELQRHRLRNEDIEETALIGLARRHGLPLLATNGVAYDVKENRRVADAFTCLWEKRTLDTAGRLLECNAERCVKSPAQMESLFADLPEAVDATARLAERITFSLSELGYRFPDFPVPAGESIDSHLRKLTYRGARDRYAVMGEDVRSQLDKELAVIGKLGFGGYFLAVWDICCFCRERGILVQGRGSAANSAVCYSLGITAVDPIAQKLLFERFLSEERTGWPDIDLDLPSRERRETVIQEVYRRYAGRAAMTANVITFSCRNTLREMGRVLGFSDDVLDRYTSLYSGGEYPETVGFLEQLKLAGIARAHPRTMHLVDLVRRARSLPRHLGQHSGGMVLCAGRLDEVVPLENAAMENRTVIEWDKTDCEEMGIVKVDLLGLGMMKAVEETLSICRERGRPVDLATMPKDDKATYEMLCRADTIGLFQVESRAQMATLPRFKPRTFYDLALQVAIIRPGPIQGDAVHPLIERRNGRQAVSYWDARLEPILGRTYGVVLFQEQLLRIAMELARFTAGEADELRRSIDFKRNQERMKRMQEKLRGRLMGNETSAEATDRILQALGSFALYSFPELHALSFALIAYASAYLKTHRSVEFYTALLNAQPMGFYAPATLVQDARRHGISVRPVCVTKSHDGATVESDAAFRIGLRSVSGLRASGIESILSARSERAFESVADFLRRTDLNSRERRTLASSGALTTLAGSRRQALWEAASTDLADDLFAGVQSGDDSAGLLTPMSILERINADFAALSLTTGEHPMKHLRPRFPDLWRSDELALGRNGERIRIGGSVICRQRPSTAKGVVFLSIEDESGVANAIVPPALFERDRLTITQNPALIVDGRLQQRDGVIHVKAQAVRALRCDDLPEQASHDFH comes from the coding sequence ATGGCCTACGTCGAGCTTCACGCCCGTTCGGCATTCAGTTTTCTTCGCGGGGCATCGAATCCGGAAAGCATTGTCGAGGCCTGCGCGAGTCTGCAGGTGCCGGCGCTGGCGCTGTGCGAGCGCAACGGCGTCTATTCGGCGGTTCGCGCGCATCTGGCCGCGCGGGAGAACGGTGTCCGTGCGCTTGTGGGTGCCGAAGTCGTGCTGGAGGATGGCGGCGTCCTTCCGCTGCTGGTCGAGAACCAGGCGGGCTACCGCAACCTCTGCCGCCTGCTGACGCGCGCAAAGCTGCGCTGCGAGAAGGGACACGGTCGCGCGCGCTGGGATGAAGTGGAGGAACACGCCACGGGGATCTTCGCCCTTACCGGTGACGAGGAGGGGCCGGTTCGCAGCGCCTGGCGGCGCGGTGATGCCGCCGGTGCAGAAGGGGCCGTGCGCAGGCTGGCGCGGATTTTTCCCGGAAGGTTGCACATGGAGCTTCAGCGCCACCGGCTGCGCAACGAGGACATCGAGGAAACCGCGCTGATCGGCCTTGCGCGCAGGCACGGTCTGCCGCTGCTGGCCACCAATGGCGTTGCGTATGACGTGAAGGAAAACCGTCGAGTCGCCGACGCCTTCACCTGCCTGTGGGAAAAGCGCACCCTCGACACGGCTGGACGTCTGCTCGAATGCAATGCGGAGCGCTGCGTGAAATCCCCTGCGCAGATGGAGTCGCTCTTTGCGGATCTGCCCGAGGCCGTTGACGCAACAGCCCGGCTGGCGGAACGGATCACCTTCAGTCTTTCCGAACTCGGCTACCGTTTCCCGGATTTTCCGGTGCCGGCGGGCGAAAGCATTGATTCGCATCTGCGAAAACTGACCTACCGCGGCGCGCGCGATCGTTATGCTGTCATGGGAGAGGATGTGCGCAGCCAGCTCGACAAGGAGCTCGCCGTCATTGGCAAACTGGGCTTCGGCGGCTACTTTCTCGCGGTCTGGGACATCTGCTGCTTTTGTCGCGAGCGCGGGATCCTGGTGCAGGGCCGCGGATCCGCGGCAAACTCGGCCGTGTGTTATTCGCTCGGCATCACAGCGGTCGATCCCATCGCGCAGAAGCTTCTTTTCGAGCGATTCCTTTCGGAGGAACGCACCGGGTGGCCGGACATCGATCTCGATCTGCCGTCGCGCGAGCGCCGCGAGACGGTCATTCAGGAGGTGTACCGCCGCTACGCCGGGCGCGCGGCGATGACCGCGAATGTCATCACCTTTTCCTGCCGGAACACCCTGCGCGAAATGGGGCGTGTCCTCGGGTTTTCGGACGATGTGCTCGACCGCTACACGTCGCTCTATTCGGGAGGCGAGTATCCGGAAACGGTCGGTTTCCTGGAGCAGTTGAAGCTCGCGGGCATTGCGCGGGCCCATCCCCGGACCATGCATCTGGTCGATCTTGTCCGTCGCGCGCGCTCCCTGCCGCGGCATCTGGGGCAGCACTCCGGTGGCATGGTCCTGTGCGCCGGCCGCCTGGATGAAGTCGTGCCGCTCGAGAATGCGGCCATGGAGAACCGCACGGTCATTGAGTGGGACAAGACCGACTGCGAGGAGATGGGTATTGTGAAGGTCGATCTTCTCGGCCTCGGCATGATGAAGGCCGTCGAGGAAACGCTGTCCATCTGCCGGGAGCGCGGACGTCCTGTGGATCTCGCCACCATGCCCAAGGACGACAAGGCGACCTACGAGATGCTTTGCCGGGCGGACACCATCGGGCTCTTCCAGGTGGAGTCCCGCGCGCAGATGGCGACGCTTCCGCGGTTCAAGCCGCGCACATTCTATGATCTCGCCCTGCAGGTCGCCATCATCCGTCCAGGCCCGATCCAAGGCGATGCGGTTCACCCGCTGATCGAGCGACGCAATGGACGGCAGGCGGTCAGCTACTGGGATGCCCGCCTCGAGCCGATCCTCGGTCGCACCTACGGCGTCGTTCTCTTTCAGGAGCAGCTCCTGCGAATCGCCATGGAGCTCGCGCGGTTCACGGCGGGCGAGGCCGATGAACTCCGCCGCTCCATCGATTTCAAGCGCAATCAAGAGCGCATGAAAAGGATGCAGGAGAAGCTGCGCGGGCGGCTCATGGGAAATGAGACGAGCGCCGAGGCGACGGACCGCATCCTGCAGGCGCTCGGTTCATTCGCGCTGTATTCGTTTCCTGAATTGCACGCCCTGTCCTTCGCCCTGATCGCCTATGCCTCGGCCTATCTGAAGACGCACCGATCGGTGGAGTTCTACACGGCGCTCCTGAATGCGCAGCCGATGGGATTCTACGCACCCGCCACGCTGGTGCAGGACGCGCGCCGCCATGGCATCAGTGTGCGCCCCGTGTGCGTGACGAAGTCGCACGACGGCGCGACGGTTGAGTCGGACGCAGCATTCCGCATCGGGCTGCGTTCCGTGAGCGGGCTGCGCGCCTCGGGCATCGAGTCGATTCTCAGCGCCCGCTCGGAGCGCGCCTTTGAGTCGGTGGCAGATTTTCTGAGGCGTACGGACCTGAACAGTCGCGAGCGACGGACACTCGCCTCATCCGGTGCGCTCACGACGCTTGCCGGCAGCCGCCGCCAGGCACTCTGGGAGGCCGCATCCACGGACCTGGCTGACGACCTGTTTGCCGGTGTGCAATCCGGGGATGACTCCGCGGGCCTGCTGACGCCGATGTCGATCCTTGAGCGGATCAACGCCGACTTCGCCGCGCTGTCGCTCACCACCGGTGAACATCCGATGAAACACCTGCGCCCGCGTTTTCCCGATCTGTGGCGTTCGGATGAACTGGCGCTGGGAAGGAACGGTGAGCGCATCCGAATCGGCGGCTCGGTGATCTGCCGTCAGCGTCCAAGCACGGCCAAGGGAGTTGTGTTTCTTTCGATCGAGGATGAGAGCGGCGTGGCCAATGCCATCGTTCCCCCGGCGCTTTTCGAGCGCGACCGCCTGACCATAACGCAGAACCCGGCGCTGATCGTGGACGGCAGGCTGCAGCAGCGTGATGGCGTTATACATGTGAAGGCGCAGGCAGTCCGCGCGCTCCGCTGCGACGATCTGCCCGAGCAGGCGAGTCACGATTTTCACTGA